The Deltaproteobacteria bacterium genome contains a region encoding:
- a CDS encoding phytanoyl-CoA dioxygenase family protein: MPIPRFAATASPAEVAAALKDEGGAIVERVVPPTLLDRARAEVQPYVDATPTGSDDFAGRRTRRTGGLIARSATCRELIMHPLVLDTVGTLLQHATTFQLHLTQVIAIGPNEPGQQIHRDQWAFDFFPFPSGYEVQCNTIWAMTDFTAANGATRLVPGSHRLADRLTFTHEQCEAAEMPAGSVLFYTGALYHGGGANTSTTTRYGLNITYAVSWLRQEENQYLSVPAEIARTLPEPLLRLMGYARGAYALGYVDDLRDPLDVLLGRKREAELGDLAAAASRVRELGT; encoded by the coding sequence ATGCCCATTCCCCGCTTCGCTGCCACTGCTAGCCCCGCTGAAGTTGCCGCCGCGCTCAAGGACGAGGGCGGTGCGATCGTTGAGCGGGTCGTGCCGCCCACTCTACTCGATCGGGCACGGGCTGAAGTTCAGCCGTACGTTGACGCGACGCCGACGGGCTCCGACGACTTCGCCGGCCGGCGCACGCGCCGCACCGGCGGACTGATCGCGCGATCCGCAACCTGCCGCGAGTTGATCATGCATCCACTCGTGCTCGACACGGTCGGCACGCTGCTGCAACACGCGACGACCTTCCAGCTCCATTTGACGCAGGTGATCGCCATCGGCCCCAATGAGCCGGGGCAGCAGATCCATCGCGATCAGTGGGCGTTCGACTTCTTCCCGTTCCCGTCCGGCTACGAAGTGCAGTGCAACACGATCTGGGCGATGACGGATTTTACCGCTGCCAATGGTGCGACGCGGCTGGTGCCCGGCAGTCACCGTCTAGCCGACCGCCTCACGTTCACCCACGAGCAGTGCGAGGCGGCGGAGATGCCGGCGGGATCGGTGCTGTTCTACACCGGCGCGCTCTATCACGGTGGTGGTGCCAACACCTCCACCACGACGCGCTACGGACTCAACATCACGTATGCGGTTAGTTGGCTGCGCCAAGAAGAAAACCAGTACCTATCGGTACCCGCCGAGATCGCGCGCACGCTGCCGGAACCGCTGCTGCGCCTGATGGGATATGCCCGCGGCGCTTACGCGCTTGGCTACGTCGACGACCTCCGCGATCCGCTCGATGTGCTCCTCGGTCGTAAGCGCGAAGCCGAACTCGGCGACCTCGCCGCGGCGGCGTCGCGCGTACGCGAGCTCGGTACCTGA
- a CDS encoding glutathione S-transferase N-terminal domain-containing protein, with protein sequence MIDLYTAPTPNGWKASITLEELQIPYEVHVVNLMAGDQKKPDYLALNPNGRIPTIVDRDEGNFAVFESGAIMIYLAEKAGRLLPSDRQGRSRVIQWVMFQMGGIGPMMGQANVFFRYFPEKIQPAIDRYQHECRRLFEVLNTRLADYQWLAGDYSIADIANWSWVRTYKWSGVNIEGLDHLSRWMDEMKARPACQKGVEVPFKIPNLESDTKGADEFAKGARTMLQR encoded by the coding sequence ATGATCGATCTCTATACCGCCCCGACGCCGAACGGTTGGAAGGCGTCGATCACTCTCGAAGAGCTGCAGATCCCGTACGAGGTCCACGTGGTCAATCTCATGGCCGGCGATCAGAAGAAGCCGGACTATCTCGCGCTCAACCCGAACGGCCGCATCCCCACCATCGTCGATCGCGACGAGGGCAACTTCGCGGTGTTCGAGTCGGGCGCGATCATGATCTATCTCGCCGAGAAGGCCGGCCGTCTGCTGCCGAGCGATCGCCAGGGCCGCTCGCGCGTGATTCAGTGGGTGATGTTTCAGATGGGCGGCATCGGTCCGATGATGGGCCAAGCCAACGTGTTCTTTCGCTACTTCCCGGAGAAGATCCAGCCCGCCATCGATCGCTATCAGCACGAGTGCCGGCGTCTGTTCGAAGTGCTCAACACGCGGCTGGCGGACTACCAATGGCTCGCGGGCGACTACTCGATCGCCGACATCGCCAACTGGTCGTGGGTGCGCACCTACAAATGGTCCGGCGTCAACATTGAGGGCCTCGATCATCTTTCTCGATGGATGGATGAGATGAAGGCGCGCCCCGCCTGCCAGAAGGGCGTCGAGGTCCCGTTCAAAATTCCGAACCTCGAGAGTGACACCAAGGGCGCCGACGAGTTCGCGAAGGGCGCGCGCACGATGCTGCAGCGATAG
- a CDS encoding 3-oxoacid CoA-transferase subunit A, giving the protein MARKHICDSAHEAVADIGDGASILVHSFGPPQAWPTDCLLALAERGVKDLTVICNTPAGGPTSLNILADKKQIRKLICSYVGSPSMPTAISEMVKAGEIELEMVPQGTLAERVRAGGAGLAGFFTPTGVGTKMADGKEERVFNGKRYLFERALTADFALLQAYQADAAGNLTYRRGMRNFGPAFATGGRTTIAEVKEIVPLGAIDPEAVITPGIFVDRIVKTTTHLDIGVLRQILLAVGRVNDMDGRALRDGGPAGLPADLMAMKAAALLREGEYVNLGIGLPTLVSNYIAERNVTLHSENGILAYGGFPAEGEEDIDLYNASGQLVTPLAGTAYFDSTTSFAMARSGRVSTIILGAFEVAQNGDLANWSTPRGSGGIGGAMDLAAGGGRIIAICYHCERNGRSKLVETLSYPATGLGCVKSVITDLAWIDVGADGFLLREFAPGLTIDDVKAATAAPLRVASDVREMQFG; this is encoded by the coding sequence ATGGCCAGGAAACACATCTGCGACTCCGCGCACGAAGCCGTCGCTGACATCGGCGACGGCGCATCGATCTTGGTCCACAGCTTTGGGCCGCCGCAGGCGTGGCCGACTGATTGCCTCCTCGCGCTTGCCGAACGCGGCGTGAAGGATCTGACTGTCATCTGCAACACGCCGGCGGGCGGTCCGACTTCGCTCAACATCCTCGCCGACAAGAAACAGATCCGAAAACTGATTTGTAGCTACGTCGGCTCGCCGTCGATGCCGACGGCGATCAGCGAAATGGTGAAGGCCGGCGAGATCGAACTCGAAATGGTGCCGCAAGGCACACTCGCCGAGCGTGTGCGCGCCGGCGGCGCCGGGCTAGCGGGATTTTTCACTCCTACCGGCGTCGGCACCAAGATGGCCGACGGCAAGGAAGAGCGCGTCTTCAACGGCAAGCGCTACCTGTTCGAGCGCGCGCTCACGGCCGACTTCGCATTGCTGCAGGCGTACCAAGCCGACGCGGCGGGCAACCTCACCTACCGTCGCGGCATGCGCAACTTCGGTCCGGCGTTCGCGACGGGAGGACGGACGACGATCGCCGAGGTGAAGGAGATCGTCCCGCTCGGCGCCATCGATCCGGAAGCCGTGATCACGCCGGGAATCTTCGTCGATCGCATCGTCAAGACGACCACGCATCTCGACATCGGCGTGCTCCGTCAGATTCTGCTGGCCGTCGGTCGTGTCAACGACATGGACGGACGCGCCCTGCGTGACGGCGGCCCCGCCGGATTGCCCGCCGATTTGATGGCGATGAAGGCCGCCGCGCTGCTGCGCGAAGGTGAGTACGTCAATCTCGGCATCGGTTTGCCGACGTTGGTGTCGAACTACATCGCCGAGCGCAACGTCACGCTGCACTCCGAGAACGGGATTCTCGCCTATGGCGGATTCCCGGCCGAGGGCGAAGAGGACATCGATCTCTACAACGCGAGCGGACAACTGGTGACGCCGCTCGCCGGCACCGCGTACTTCGACTCGACGACTTCGTTTGCGATGGCGCGCAGCGGGCGCGTGTCGACGATCATCCTGGGCGCGTTCGAGGTGGCTCAAAATGGCGACCTTGCAAATTGGAGCACGCCGCGCGGTAGCGGCGGCATCGGCGGCGCCATGGATCTCGCGGCCGGCGGCGGGCGGATCATCGCGATCTGCTACCACTGCGAGCGCAACGGCCGGTCGAAGCTCGTCGAGACGTTGAGCTATCCCGCCACCGGGCTCGGCTGCGTTAAGTCGGTGATCACCGACCTGGCGTGGATCGACGTCGGTGCCGACGGGTTCCTCTTGCGCGAGTTCGCACCCGGTCTGACCATCGACGACGTGAAGGCCGCCACCGCCGCACCGCTACGCGTCGCCAGCGACGTGCGCGAGATGCAGTTCGGCTAG
- the metH gene encoding methionine synthase — translation MAAPIDRTSLLRAALAERILVLDGATGTAIQAMDLTADDFGGPALEGCNENLVLTRPDAIRRMHQSYIDAGADLIETDTFGGTRIVLAEYGLHDKAYEINYAATRIAREVADAASTADRPRFVVGSMGPGTKTISVTGGINFEGVRAAYAEQAAGLLDGGADVLFLETQQDTLNVKASLLGIDEVFAKAGRTLPVVLTVSIETMGTMLAGQPIESLYVSVEHRDLFGIGMNCATGPDFMTDHLRTLAEISRFPIVCFPNAGLPDEDGNYNELPPMLAKKIERFCAEGWINVIGGCCGTTAEHIRMIAQVVAKYPPRKPVTVKRCVVSGIDTLVIDQDTRPVIVGERTNVLGSRKFKQLIADGKVEEASEVGRQQVRKGAHILDVCLQDPDRVEVADVTAFLEMEVKKVKVPLMIDSTDANVIEEALKRTQGKSLINSINLEDGEERFQRVVPLARTYGAALVVGCIDDDKQQAQAITRERKLAIAQRSYDLLTKKYGVPAEDIIFDALVFPVGTGDKNYIGSGVETIEGIRLITQHLPDTKTILGVSNVSFGLPTAGREVLNSVFLYHCVQAGLDLAIVNSEKLERYPSIPEEERRLAEDLIWWRGDDPIAAFSAHFRTKAPKQTVEQRRDLPLDERIALYILEGSKDGLYADLDEKLKTHRPLEIINGPLMAGMDEVGRLFGANEMIVAEVLQSAEAMKAAVSHLEPHMQKSETSSKGKIVLATVKGDVHDIGKNLVDIILGNNGFEIVNLGIKVPPEELVRAYKEHRPDAIGLSGLLVKSAQMMVITAQDLKVAGISCPILVGGAALSNRFTRLKIAPQYDGLVAYANDAMTGLDLANRLMEPTRREELVAKLARDTTQIEVEIGKRAEGVAPAVAPKANVRRDHDIPTPPDLKLHVIHNYDLDEIFRFINPVMLYTRHLGFKGKIEDALARGDAKARELIEQVDAVEAIMLPRPDITANAVFKFFRAASEDETLHILSPDGKDVIESFHFGRQTVNEGLCLADYTLPRGDRPDYVGLLTTTVGPGVRQLAEEWKNAGQYLRSHILQILALEGAEAFAELLHQKIREMWGFADAPGTTTKDLFKVKYRGIRVSFGYPACPRLEDQEQLFRLLEVTKSIGVELTEGYMMDPEGSVSALVFHHPDAKYFSLTPDDTERLERQLDDEEQAGAAAP, via the coding sequence ATGGCAGCACCGATCGACCGCACTTCCCTGCTCCGTGCCGCGCTGGCCGAGCGCATCCTCGTGCTCGATGGCGCCACAGGTACCGCCATCCAGGCGATGGACCTCACCGCCGACGACTTTGGCGGGCCGGCGCTTGAAGGCTGCAACGAGAATCTCGTACTGACGCGCCCCGATGCCATTCGGCGCATGCATCAGAGCTACATCGACGCCGGCGCCGACTTGATCGAGACCGATACGTTTGGGGGGACGCGCATCGTCCTCGCCGAGTACGGGTTGCATGACAAGGCCTACGAGATCAACTACGCGGCCACGCGCATCGCGCGGGAAGTTGCGGACGCGGCGTCGACGGCCGATCGGCCGCGCTTCGTGGTCGGCTCGATGGGGCCCGGCACGAAGACCATCTCGGTGACCGGCGGCATCAACTTCGAAGGCGTCCGCGCGGCCTACGCGGAGCAAGCTGCGGGTTTGCTCGATGGCGGCGCCGACGTGCTGTTCCTCGAAACCCAGCAGGATACCCTCAACGTCAAGGCGTCGCTGCTCGGCATCGACGAGGTCTTCGCCAAAGCCGGCCGCACGCTGCCCGTCGTGCTCACGGTCTCGATCGAAACCATGGGCACGATGCTGGCGGGTCAACCGATCGAGTCGCTCTATGTCTCGGTTGAGCATCGCGACCTGTTCGGCATCGGCATGAACTGCGCCACCGGGCCTGACTTCATGACCGATCATCTGCGCACGCTGGCGGAGATCTCGCGCTTTCCGATCGTGTGCTTCCCCAACGCCGGCTTGCCCGACGAGGATGGAAACTACAACGAGCTGCCGCCGATGCTGGCGAAGAAGATCGAACGCTTCTGCGCCGAGGGCTGGATCAACGTCATCGGCGGCTGTTGCGGCACGACCGCCGAACACATCCGCATGATCGCACAGGTTGTCGCGAAGTATCCGCCACGCAAACCAGTCACGGTGAAGCGTTGTGTCGTGTCGGGCATCGACACCCTTGTCATCGATCAAGACACCCGCCCGGTGATCGTCGGCGAGCGCACCAACGTGCTCGGCAGCCGCAAGTTCAAGCAGCTCATCGCCGACGGCAAAGTCGAAGAGGCGTCGGAGGTCGGCCGCCAACAGGTGCGCAAAGGCGCGCACATCCTCGATGTGTGTTTGCAGGACCCTGACCGCGTTGAAGTCGCCGACGTGACCGCGTTTCTCGAAATGGAGGTGAAGAAGGTCAAGGTCCCGCTGATGATCGACTCCACCGACGCCAACGTGATCGAAGAGGCGCTCAAGCGGACGCAGGGCAAGTCGCTGATCAACTCGATCAACCTCGAAGACGGCGAAGAGCGCTTCCAGCGCGTCGTCCCGCTGGCGCGCACCTACGGCGCCGCGCTCGTGGTCGGCTGCATCGACGACGACAAACAGCAGGCACAAGCGATCACGCGCGAGCGCAAACTGGCCATCGCGCAACGCTCGTATGATCTGCTCACCAAGAAATACGGCGTGCCCGCGGAAGACATCATCTTCGACGCGCTAGTCTTCCCGGTCGGCACCGGCGACAAGAACTACATCGGCTCGGGCGTCGAAACGATCGAAGGCATTCGCCTGATCACGCAACACCTGCCCGACACCAAGACTATCCTCGGGGTGTCGAACGTATCGTTCGGGCTGCCGACCGCCGGCCGCGAGGTGCTCAACTCGGTCTTCCTCTACCACTGCGTGCAGGCCGGGCTCGATCTGGCGATCGTCAACTCGGAGAAGCTCGAACGCTATCCGTCAATTCCAGAAGAAGAGCGGCGCCTCGCCGAGGATCTGATCTGGTGGCGCGGCGACGATCCGATCGCGGCCTTCAGCGCGCACTTTCGCACCAAGGCACCGAAGCAAACCGTCGAGCAGCGCCGCGATCTACCGCTCGACGAGCGCATCGCTCTCTACATCCTCGAAGGCTCGAAGGACGGGCTGTACGCTGACCTCGACGAAAAATTGAAAACGCATCGTCCGCTCGAAATCATCAACGGACCGCTGATGGCCGGCATGGACGAAGTCGGCCGACTGTTCGGCGCCAACGAGATGATCGTCGCCGAGGTGTTGCAGTCGGCCGAAGCGATGAAGGCGGCAGTGTCCCACCTCGAACCGCACATGCAGAAGAGCGAGACGTCGAGCAAGGGCAAGATCGTGCTCGCAACGGTGAAGGGCGACGTCCACGACATCGGCAAGAACCTGGTCGACATCATCCTCGGCAACAACGGCTTCGAGATTGTCAACCTCGGTATCAAGGTGCCGCCGGAAGAACTCGTCCGGGCCTACAAAGAACATCGGCCCGACGCGATCGGTCTCTCAGGACTGCTGGTGAAGTCGGCGCAGATGATGGTGATCACCGCGCAGGATCTGAAGGTCGCGGGCATCAGTTGCCCGATTCTGGTGGGCGGCGCCGCGCTGTCGAATCGCTTCACCCGATTGAAGATTGCACCGCAGTACGACGGACTCGTCGCCTACGCCAACGACGCGATGACGGGACTCGACCTGGCCAATCGGCTGATGGAACCGACGCGGCGCGAAGAACTCGTCGCCAAGCTGGCGCGGGATACGACCCAGATCGAAGTTGAGATTGGCAAGCGCGCCGAGGGCGTGGCGCCGGCGGTCGCGCCAAAGGCGAACGTGCGCCGCGATCACGACATCCCGACGCCCCCGGATCTCAAACTCCACGTCATTCACAACTACGACCTTGATGAAATCTTCCGCTTCATCAACCCGGTGATGCTCTACACCCGCCACCTCGGCTTCAAAGGCAAGATCGAAGACGCGCTCGCACGCGGCGACGCCAAGGCTCGCGAGCTGATCGAACAAGTCGACGCGGTCGAAGCGATCATGTTGCCGCGCCCCGACATCACTGCGAACGCGGTGTTCAAATTTTTCCGCGCCGCATCCGAGGATGAAACGCTGCACATCCTCTCGCCCGACGGCAAGGACGTGATCGAATCGTTTCACTTCGGCCGTCAGACGGTGAACGAAGGTCTCTGCCTAGCCGACTACACGCTGCCGCGTGGCGATCGGCCCGACTATGTCGGCCTGCTCACGACGACCGTCGGCCCCGGCGTGCGCCAGCTCGCCGAAGAGTGGAAGAATGCGGGGCAGTACCTGCGCTCGCACATTCTGCAGATCCTCGCACTCGAAGGCGCGGAAGCGTTCGCCGAGCTGCTGCACCAGAAGATCCGCGAGATGTGGGGATTCGCCGACGCACCGGGGACGACGACCAAGGATTTGTTCAAAGTGAAGTACCGCGGCATTCGCGTGTCGTTCGGCTATCCCGCCTGTCCGCGGCTGGAAGATCAAGAACAGTTATTCCGCCTGCTCGAAGTCACCAAGTCCATTGGCGTCGAGCTAACCGAAGGCTACATGATGGACCCGGAAGGTTCCGTCAGCGCGCTGGTGTTCCATCACCCCGACGCGAAGTATTTCTCGCTCACCCCCGACGATACCGAACGCTTGGAGCGACAACTCGACGACGAGGAGCAAGCGGGCGCTGCGGCCCCCTGA
- a CDS encoding cytochrome P450, with protein MDLNPFSYDFHENPYPIYRWLRDHAPVYRNDALNFYALSRYDDVLTAILDHDAYSSAKGTVLEIKPEMIEQFPIILFMDPPRHTRLRKLVSHAFTPRRMAALEPTARALATGYIDRILEQGSCDFIRDFAARLPIEIISTMVGVPPSDRDLVRELTDTALHREPDRPEFPDSALAANAQLVQYFAGLVAERRKQPRDDMTSLLIDAEVEDDDGEKVRLTDFEIVAFCGLLSGAGNETVTKLLGNAVVLLARHPDARADLVRDFERIPDAVEEILRYWTPAQYTMRTLLRDVTVHGQTMPRDARVLLLIGSATRDEREYTDADAFDITRKVPTQIAFGYGLHHCLGASLARLESRVSLEELHRRIPEYEIDESRLERVHMSNVHGFASVPMRF; from the coding sequence ATGGACCTGAATCCATTTTCCTACGACTTTCACGAGAACCCGTATCCAATTTACCGCTGGCTGCGCGATCACGCGCCCGTGTATCGCAACGATGCGCTGAACTTCTACGCGCTGTCGCGCTACGATGATGTCCTCACCGCCATCCTCGATCACGACGCCTACAGCTCGGCGAAGGGTACGGTGCTCGAAATCAAGCCCGAGATGATCGAACAGTTCCCGATCATCCTGTTCATGGATCCGCCGCGCCACACCCGACTGCGCAAGCTCGTCAGCCATGCCTTCACGCCGCGGCGTATGGCGGCTCTCGAACCGACGGCGCGCGCCCTGGCGACCGGCTACATCGATCGCATACTCGAACAGGGCTCGTGCGACTTCATCCGCGACTTCGCCGCGCGCTTGCCGATCGAGATCATCAGCACCATGGTCGGCGTGCCACCGAGCGATCGCGATTTGGTGCGCGAACTAACCGACACGGCGCTGCACCGCGAGCCCGATCGACCTGAGTTTCCCGACTCGGCGCTGGCCGCCAATGCGCAGTTGGTGCAGTACTTCGCAGGACTCGTCGCCGAGCGGCGGAAGCAGCCGCGCGACGACATGACGAGTCTGCTGATCGACGCGGAAGTGGAAGACGACGACGGCGAAAAGGTGCGCCTCACCGACTTCGAGATCGTGGCGTTCTGCGGCTTGCTGAGCGGCGCCGGCAACGAAACGGTGACCAAGCTGCTCGGCAACGCGGTCGTGCTGCTCGCCCGCCATCCCGACGCGCGCGCCGACCTGGTGCGCGACTTCGAACGGATTCCCGACGCAGTGGAAGAGATCCTCCGCTATTGGACGCCGGCGCAGTATACGATGCGCACACTCCTGCGCGACGTCACCGTGCACGGCCAGACAATGCCGCGTGATGCGCGCGTGTTGCTGTTGATTGGTTCCGCGACTCGCGACGAACGAGAGTATACCGACGCCGATGCGTTCGACATCACTCGCAAGGTGCCGACGCAGATTGCGTTCGGCTACGGCCTGCACCACTGCCTGGGCGCATCGCTCGCGCGCCTCGAGAGCCGGGTCTCGCTTGAAGAGCTTCACCGCCGCATCCCGGAGTACGAGATCGACGAGTCGCGTCTCGAACGCGTCCACATGAGCAACGTCCACGGCTTTGCCAGCGTACCGATGCGCTTCTAA
- a CDS encoding DNA topoisomerase IV subunit A translates to MKKAATAEAIRSVDLRSAAEERYLAYALSVITSRALPDVCDGLKPVQRRILYAMYQNLRLTAGTRPRKSAAVVGEVLGKYHPHGDLAAYEAMVRLAQPFALRYPLVHGEGNFGSIDGDNAAAMRYTEARLTAIAEELLRDIRHETVDFRENYDATLREPVVLPAAIPNLLINGSTGIAVGMATNIPPHNLTEVIDALIALIHDGDLDSKGLCKFIKGPDFPTGGEILNSRKELRAIYESGQGSVRLRGEYTIDADKRRRRVLVTSIPYTANKARIVEEIAEHIIARRLPLATDVRDESTDDVRIVIELKPDASVEAAMAYIYKHTSLQINFNVNLTALVPTATPGVGQPARLNLHQMCRHFLDFRLDVVTRRLEHELRELQARLHILAGFLKLFANLDRAIKIIRQSASRQDASKQLQREFKLDEIQADAVLETRLYQLARLEIDKIREEQREKKKRADEIESLLKSKKARWHLVESELKTVGEQYGDKRRTALSTAEELVYDAEAYVVHEDATVVVTRDGWIKRLGEVKDPSSTRVREGDVAKWIVRGNTRDSLALFSNFGVAFVMKVANVPATTGYGEPVQSLLNFKDGERVVSAALIPGTNGDAKPSASPRWLVATAGGMGFFCRPDFSETTKSGRRLARVKEGDEVLVVAPAIGKTITAATADGKVLVFPAEELAELSGPGRGVILMRLDKGDRVIGAICHRPDDKVIAIDEDGSERAFHLPEPAHRAQKGRKAIKRMKPIELRMEARAIEPTPPEGSAAPVQPDLFKR, encoded by the coding sequence GTGAAGAAAGCCGCAACCGCTGAAGCCATTCGTTCTGTCGATCTGCGCAGCGCCGCCGAGGAGCGTTACCTCGCCTACGCGCTGAGCGTGATCACCTCGCGCGCGCTGCCGGACGTGTGCGACGGACTCAAGCCGGTGCAGCGCCGGATTCTGTACGCGATGTATCAGAACCTGCGGCTCACCGCCGGGACGCGGCCGCGCAAGTCGGCGGCGGTCGTCGGCGAAGTGCTGGGGAAATATCATCCGCACGGCGACCTGGCGGCGTACGAAGCGATGGTGCGTCTCGCGCAACCGTTCGCGCTGCGCTACCCGCTGGTTCACGGCGAAGGCAACTTCGGCTCGATCGACGGCGACAATGCCGCCGCGATGCGCTACACCGAGGCCCGCCTCACCGCGATTGCCGAAGAGTTGCTGCGCGACATTCGGCACGAGACCGTCGACTTCCGCGAAAACTACGACGCGACGCTGCGCGAACCCGTGGTCTTGCCGGCGGCGATTCCGAACCTGCTGATCAATGGCAGCACCGGTATCGCGGTTGGGATGGCGACCAACATTCCGCCGCACAATCTCACCGAAGTGATCGACGCGCTCATCGCGTTGATTCACGACGGCGACCTCGACAGCAAGGGGCTGTGCAAGTTCATCAAAGGGCCGGACTTCCCGACTGGCGGTGAGATCCTCAACTCGCGAAAGGAACTGCGGGCGATTTATGAAAGCGGGCAAGGCTCGGTGCGCCTGCGCGGTGAGTACACAATCGACGCCGACAAGCGCCGCCGCCGCGTGCTGGTGACGTCGATCCCGTACACGGCGAACAAGGCGCGCATCGTCGAGGAGATCGCCGAACACATCATCGCGCGCCGGCTGCCGCTGGCTACCGATGTGCGCGATGAGTCGACCGACGACGTGCGGATCGTCATCGAACTGAAGCCCGACGCCTCGGTCGAAGCGGCGATGGCGTACATCTATAAGCACACCAGCTTGCAGATCAATTTCAATGTCAACCTCACGGCGCTGGTGCCGACCGCGACGCCGGGGGTAGGGCAGCCGGCGCGACTCAATCTCCACCAGATGTGTCGCCACTTCCTCGACTTCCGTCTCGACGTGGTGACGCGTCGTCTGGAACACGAACTGCGCGAGTTGCAAGCGCGGCTGCACATCCTCGCCGGTTTTTTGAAATTGTTCGCCAACCTCGATCGCGCCATCAAGATCATCCGCCAATCCGCCTCGCGCCAGGATGCGTCGAAGCAGTTGCAGCGGGAGTTCAAGCTCGACGAGATCCAGGCTGACGCGGTGCTCGAGACGCGCCTGTATCAACTGGCGCGCCTGGAGATCGACAAGATCCGCGAGGAACAGCGCGAGAAGAAGAAGCGGGCGGACGAGATCGAGAGCTTGCTCAAGAGCAAGAAGGCGCGTTGGCATCTGGTTGAGAGCGAACTGAAAACGGTGGGCGAACAGTACGGTGACAAACGCCGTACCGCGCTGAGCACGGCCGAGGAGCTGGTCTACGACGCGGAGGCGTACGTCGTCCACGAAGATGCCACGGTGGTAGTGACGCGCGACGGTTGGATCAAGCGACTCGGCGAGGTGAAAGATCCGTCGTCGACACGTGTGCGCGAAGGCGATGTGGCGAAATGGATCGTGCGCGGCAACACGCGCGACAGCCTCGCCCTGTTTTCGAACTTCGGCGTCGCGTTTGTGATGAAGGTCGCCAACGTGCCGGCGACCACCGGCTACGGCGAGCCGGTGCAGTCGCTGCTCAACTTCAAGGACGGTGAGCGCGTGGTCAGCGCCGCGTTGATTCCAGGCACCAACGGCGACGCCAAGCCGAGCGCGTCTCCGCGCTGGTTGGTTGCAACGGCCGGGGGCATGGGATTCTTCTGTCGCCCCGATTTCAGCGAGACGACCAAGAGTGGTCGGCGCCTGGCGCGAGTGAAGGAAGGCGACGAAGTGTTGGTCGTTGCTCCGGCGATTGGCAAGACGATCACCGCCGCCACCGCCGACGGCAAGGTGCTGGTGTTTCCCGCCGAGGAACTTGCCGAACTCTCCGGCCCCGGCCGTGGCGTCATCTTGATGCGCCTCGACAAAGGCGACCGCGTCATCGGCGCGATCTGTCATCGTCCCGACGATAAAGTGATTGCGATTGACGAAGATGGCAGCGAGCGCGCCTTCCATCTCCCCGAGCCCGCGCACCGTGCCCAGAAGGGGCGCAAAGCGATCAAGCGAATGAAACCGATCGAGTTGCGCATGGAGGCGCGCGCGATCGAACCCACGCCGCCCGAAGGCTCCGCCGCCCCGGTGCAGCCGGACCTGTTCAAACGCTAG